A stretch of the Vanacampus margaritifer isolate UIUO_Vmar chromosome 6, RoL_Vmar_1.0, whole genome shotgun sequence genome encodes the following:
- the ergic2 gene encoding endoplasmic reticulum-Golgi intermediate compartment protein 2, with amino-acid sequence MRRLSKKKALTLVRELDAFHKVPESYVESSASGGTVSLIAFSAMAVLAVFEFFVYRDTWMKYEYEVDKDFSSKLRINIDITVAMRCQYIGADVLDLAETMVASDGLKYEPVNFELSSQQQIWHMTLLHIQERLRVEHSLQDLIFKTAMKGSPPAQSRSVDSSTSLTSCRIHGHLYVNKVAGNFHITVGKSIPHPRGHAHLAALVSHDSFNFSHRIDHLSFGEDIPGVISTLDGTEKVTTESNHMFQYFITIVPTKLNTYKVAADTHQYSVTERERTINHAAGSHGISGIFMKYDISSLMVKVSEQHMPLWKFLVRLCGIVGGIFSTIGMLHSVMGFFVDVVCCRFQMGIYKPLKEENPMKMQQATGQAAPPTDTNLTQPIS; translated from the exons ATGAGGAGACTGAGCAAAAAGAAAGCGTTAACGCTGGTCAGAGAGCTGGACGCCTTCCACAAAGTCCCCGAGAGTTACGTGGAGTCGTCAGCCAGCGGGGGCACAG TGTCTCTGATTGCGTTCAGTGCCATGGCTGTCCTCGccgtttttgagttttttgtcTACAGGGATACATGGATGAAATACGAGTACGAAGTAGATAAAGATTTCAGCAG CAAACTGAGGATAAACATTGACATCACAGTAGCCATGAGATGCCAGT ACATAGGCGCAGATGTTCTGGATCTGGCTGAGACCATGGTTGCTTCTGATGGCCTAAAATACGAGCCG GTCAACTTTGAGCTGTCGTCACAACAACAAATATGGCACAT GACTCTTCTTCACATTCAGGAGCGTCTGCGAGTGGAGCACTCCCTGCAGGACTTGATCTTCAAGACTGCCATGAAAGGATCTCCACCTGCTCAGTCCAGAAG TGTGGACAGCAGCACATCTCTGACTTCCTGCCGGATTCATGGACATCTGTATGTTAACAAGGTGGCTGGAAACTTCCACATCACTGTTGGCAA GTCCATCCCTCATCCACGAGGCCACGCCCACCTGGCGGCTCTTGTCAGCCATGACA GTTTTAACTTTTCTCACCGCATCGACCATCTGTCGTTCGGAGAGGACATCCCGGGCGTCATCAGCACCCTGGACGGCACTGAGAAAGTCACCACAGAAT ccaatcacatgTTCCAGTACTTTATCACCATCGTCCCCACCAAACTCAACACATACAAAGTTGCGGCCGACACGCATCAGTACTCTGTGACCGAGAGG GAACGCACCATCAACCACGCGGCGGGCAGCCACGGCATCTCGGGGATTTTCATGAAGTATGACATTAGCTCTCTGATGGTCAAAGTGAGCGAGCAGCACATGCCGCTCTGGAAGTTTCTGGTCCGTCTGTGCGGCATTGTCGGCGGCATCTTCTCCACCATCG GCATGCTACACAGCGTAATGGGCTTCTTTGTGGATGTGGTCTGCTGCCGCTTCCAAATGGGAATCTACAAACCTCTCAAG GAGGAGAATCCTATGAAAATGCAACAGGCAACAGGACAAGCAGCACCCCCCACTGACACAAATTTGACTCAGCCAATCAGCTGA